A genomic region of Candidatus Pseudomonas phytovorans contains the following coding sequences:
- the lolA gene encoding outer membrane lipoprotein chaperone LolA — protein sequence MRAIRMLLVSALALGSVSAFAGEQDVQRLTQLLEKSQTIEANFSQLTLGADGASLQETAGQMTVKRPGLFYWHTDAPQEQLVVSDGKMVTLWDPDLEQATIKKLDVRLNQTPALLLSGDVSKISQSFDITSKEQGEVMDFTLKPKTKDTLFDSLRVSFRKGLINDMQLIDSVGQRTNILFNGVKANQAVPDSKFKFDVPKGADVIKE from the coding sequence ATGCGCGCGATTCGCATGCTGTTGGTTTCTGCCCTTGCTCTGGGCAGCGTTTCGGCTTTTGCCGGTGAGCAAGATGTACAACGCCTGACCCAGCTGCTGGAAAAGTCGCAGACCATCGAGGCCAATTTCTCGCAGTTGACCTTGGGTGCCGACGGCGCCAGCCTGCAGGAAACCGCTGGCCAGATGACCGTCAAGCGCCCGGGCCTGTTCTACTGGCACACCGATGCGCCGCAGGAGCAGTTGGTGGTGTCGGATGGCAAGATGGTGACCCTGTGGGACCCGGACCTGGAACAGGCCACTATCAAGAAGCTTGATGTACGCCTGAACCAGACCCCGGCGTTGCTGCTGTCCGGTGACGTGTCGAAGATCAGCCAGAGCTTCGATATCACCTCCAAGGAGCAGGGCGAAGTGATGGACTTCACCCTCAAGCCGAAAACCAAGGACACCCTGTTCGACTCGCTGCGCGTGTCGTTCCGCAAGGGCCTGATCAATGACATGCAGCTGATCGACAGCGTCGGCCAGCGCACCAACATCCTGTTCAATGGCGTCAAGGCCAACCAGGCGGTGCCGGACAGCAAGTTCAAGTTCGACGTCCCCAAAGGCGCGGACGTCATCAAAGAGTAA
- the crcB gene encoding fluoride efflux transporter CrcB, translating to MIALIAAVSAGGIAGTLLRFATANWVTAHWPRHFYAGTLAVNLVGCLLIGLLYGFFLHKPLVPVELRAGLIVGFLGGLTTFSSFSLDTVRLMESGQVPLALGYTTISVVGGLLATWAGLSLTRF from the coding sequence GTGATTGCACTGATTGCCGCGGTCAGCGCGGGTGGTATTGCCGGTACCTTGTTGCGCTTTGCCACTGCCAACTGGGTAACGGCCCACTGGCCACGGCACTTCTATGCCGGTACGCTGGCGGTCAACCTGGTTGGCTGCCTGCTGATCGGCCTGCTCTACGGCTTTTTCTTGCACAAGCCGCTGGTGCCGGTCGAATTGCGCGCCGGCCTGATTGTCGGCTTTCTCGGTGGCCTGACAACCTTTTCCTCTTTCTCGCTCGATACCGTGCGCCTGATGGAAAGCGGGCAGGTGCCCCTTGCCTTGGGCTATACCACTATCAGCGTTGTCGGCGGGCTGCTCGCAACCTGGGCCGGCCTGTCCCTGACCCGATTCTGA
- the aat gene encoding leucyl/phenylalanyl-tRNA--protein transferase: MLTWLTRDSLTFPPLEKALHDPNGLLAAGGDLSPERLVQAYRHGCFPWYQDGQPILWWSPDPRTVLLPDQLHVSRSLAKLMRQGRYQVSFDTDFAAVIAACAAPRDYADGTWITETMRNAYCELHRRGIAHSVEVRQEGELVGGLYGLAMGQLFFGESMFSRADNASKVGFVTLVQHLRQAGFALIDCQMPTNHLHSLGAHAISRAEFAGYLARHLDQPNSATWVP; this comes from the coding sequence ATGCTCACCTGGCTAACCCGCGACTCGCTGACCTTCCCACCCCTGGAAAAGGCCCTGCACGACCCCAACGGCCTGCTGGCTGCTGGCGGCGACCTGAGCCCCGAGCGCCTGGTGCAGGCCTATCGCCACGGCTGCTTCCCGTGGTACCAGGACGGCCAACCAATCCTGTGGTGGTCACCCGACCCGCGCACGGTACTGCTGCCCGACCAACTGCACGTTTCGCGCTCGCTGGCCAAGCTGATGCGCCAAGGCCGCTATCAGGTCAGCTTCGACACCGACTTCGCCGCAGTCATTGCCGCTTGCGCCGCACCACGCGACTACGCCGACGGCACCTGGATCACCGAGACCATGCGCAACGCCTACTGCGAATTGCACCGCCGTGGCATCGCACATTCGGTGGAAGTACGCCAAGAGGGTGAGTTGGTGGGCGGCCTGTATGGCCTGGCCATGGGCCAGCTGTTCTTCGGCGAATCGATGTTCAGCCGCGCCGACAACGCCTCCAAGGTCGGTTTCGTGACCTTGGTCCAGCACCTGCGCCAAGCCGGCTTCGCCCTCATCGACTGCCAGATGCCGACCAACCACCTGCACAGCCTTGGCGCCCACGCCATCAGCCGCGCCGAGTTCGCCGGCTACCTGGCGCGCCACCTCGACCAGCCCAACAGCGCCACATGGGTTCCCTAG
- a CDS encoding replication-associated recombination protein A, protein MDLFRSEPVAQPLAARLRPSNLDEYVGQEHLLARGKPLREALEQGALHSMIFWGPPGVGKTTLARLLAQFCDAHFETVSAVLAGVKEIRQAVEVAKQQAGQYGRRTILFVDEVHRFNKSQQDAFLPYVEDGTLLFIGATTENPSFELNNALLSRARVYVLKSLDEAALRKLVNRALTEERGLGKHNLRVGDEAFKMLMAAADGDGRRMLNFLENASDLAEDGSEIDVEMLQSLLGDSRRRFDKGGEAFYDQISALHKSVRGSNPDGALYWFARMLDGGCDPLYIARRVVRMASEDIGNADPRALSLCLAAWDVQERLGSPEGELAVAQAITYLACAPKSNAVYMGFKTALREAAEHGSLEVPLHLRNAPTKLMKQLGYGDEYRYAHDEPDAYAAGEDYFPDELEPRQYYQPVPRGLELKIGEKLRHLADLDRNSPRQRRKP, encoded by the coding sequence ATGGACCTGTTTCGAAGCGAACCTGTTGCCCAGCCCCTGGCTGCCCGCCTGCGCCCGTCCAACCTGGACGAATACGTCGGCCAGGAGCACCTGCTGGCGCGCGGTAAGCCGCTGCGCGAGGCGCTGGAGCAGGGTGCACTGCACTCGATGATCTTCTGGGGGCCGCCGGGCGTTGGCAAAACCACGCTCGCGCGGCTGCTGGCGCAGTTCTGCGACGCGCACTTCGAGACGGTGTCGGCAGTGCTGGCCGGGGTCAAAGAGATTCGCCAGGCGGTCGAGGTGGCCAAGCAGCAGGCTGGCCAGTATGGCCGGCGCACCATCCTGTTCGTTGACGAGGTCCACCGTTTCAACAAGTCGCAGCAAGATGCCTTTTTGCCCTATGTGGAAGACGGCACCCTGCTGTTCATAGGCGCCACCACCGAAAACCCGTCATTCGAGCTGAACAACGCGCTGCTGTCGCGGGCGCGGGTGTACGTGCTCAAGAGCCTGGACGAGGCGGCGTTGCGCAAGCTGGTCAACCGCGCCCTGACGGAAGAGCGCGGCCTGGGCAAGCACAACCTGCGGGTGGGCGACGAAGCATTCAAGATGCTGATGGCCGCCGCCGACGGCGATGGCCGGCGCATGCTCAACTTCCTTGAAAACGCCTCGGACCTGGCCGAAGACGGCAGCGAAATCGACGTCGAGATGCTGCAGAGCCTGCTGGGTGACAGCCGCCGCCGCTTCGACAAAGGCGGCGAGGCGTTCTACGACCAGATTTCCGCGTTGCACAAGTCGGTGCGTGGTTCCAACCCCGATGGCGCCTTGTACTGGTTTGCCCGCATGCTCGACGGCGGCTGTGACCCGCTGTACATCGCCCGCCGCGTGGTGCGCATGGCCAGCGAGGACATCGGCAACGCCGACCCTCGTGCGCTCAGCCTGTGCCTGGCGGCGTGGGATGTGCAGGAACGCCTCGGCAGCCCCGAGGGCGAACTGGCGGTGGCCCAGGCCATCACCTACCTGGCCTGTGCGCCGAAGAGCAACGCGGTGTACATGGGCTTCAAGACCGCCCTGCGCGAAGCGGCCGAGCATGGTTCGCTGGAAGTGCCGTTGCACCTGCGCAACGCCCCGACCAAACTGATGAAACAACTGGGCTATGGCGACGAGTATCGCTATGCCCATGATGAGCCCGATGCCTACGCCGCCGGTGAGGATTACTTCCCCGATGAGCTGGAACCCCGCCAGTATTACCAGCCGGTGCCCCGTGGCCTGGAGCTGAAGATTGGCGAGAAGCTGCGCCACCTTGCCGACCTCGACCGCAACAGCCCCCGCCAGCGGAGAAAACCGTGA
- a CDS encoding arginyltransferase: MTELARLKFYATQPHSCSYLPDEQATTLFLDPSQPMDVDVYADLSEIGFRRSGDHLYRPHCQNCNACVPARIPAARFIPNRQQRRILKRNADLTVTAARPAFKEEYFELYRRYIETRHADGDMYPPSRDQFSTFLVRDLPFCWFYEFRLAGRLLAVAVCDLLPNGLSAVYTFYEPDEERRSLGRFAILWQITEALRQNLEAVYLGYWIKNCKKMNYKTQYRPIELLINQRWVSLN; the protein is encoded by the coding sequence ATGACAGAGTTGGCGCGGTTGAAGTTCTATGCCACTCAACCCCACTCCTGCAGCTACCTGCCAGACGAGCAGGCGACCACGCTGTTCCTCGACCCTAGCCAGCCGATGGACGTAGACGTGTACGCCGACTTGTCGGAAATAGGTTTTCGCCGCAGCGGCGACCACCTGTACCGCCCGCATTGCCAGAACTGCAACGCCTGCGTGCCAGCGCGCATCCCGGCGGCGCGGTTCATCCCCAATCGCCAGCAACGGCGCATTCTCAAGCGCAATGCCGACCTGACCGTGACGGCAGCGCGCCCGGCCTTCAAGGAAGAGTACTTCGAGCTCTACCGGCGCTATATCGAAACGCGCCACGCCGACGGTGACATGTACCCGCCCAGCCGCGACCAGTTTTCCACCTTCCTGGTGCGCGACCTGCCGTTCTGCTGGTTCTACGAGTTCCGCCTGGCAGGCCGCTTGCTGGCAGTGGCGGTGTGCGACCTGCTGCCCAATGGCTTGTCGGCGGTATACACGTTCTACGAGCCAGACGAAGAACGCCGCAGCCTGGGCCGCTTCGCCATCCTCTGGCAGATCACCGAAGCCCTGCGCCAGAACCTGGAGGCGGTGTACCTGGGTTACTGGATCAAGAACTGCAAAAAAATGAACTACAAGACGCAGTATCGGCCCATTGAACTGCTGATAAACCAGCGCTGGGTCAGCCTCAACTGA
- the cysG gene encoding siroheme synthase CysG — MDYLPLFHKLQGGRVLVVGGGEIALRKARLLADAGSVLRVVAPDVDGQLAALTREGGGEVLVRGYQAADLVGCRLVIAATDDPGLNAQVSADAQALSLPVNVVDAPALCTVIFPAIVDRSPLVIAVSSGGDAPVLARLIRAKLEAWIPSAYGELAGLAARFRHKVKSLYPDVNQRRGFWETVFQGPIAERQLAGQGAEAERLLQAMVEGAPVQQGGEVYLVGAGPGDPDLLTFRALRLMQQADVVLYDRLVAPAIIEMCRRDAERIYVGKRRADHSVPQDQINRLLVDLAQQGKRVLRLKGGDPFIFGRGGEEIEELAEHGIPFQVVPGITAASGCSAYGGIPLTHRDYAQSVRFVTGHLKDGTSNLPWDDLVAPAQTLVFYMGLVGLPTICAELIRHGRAASTPAALVQQGTTRNQRVFTGTLADLPDLVARHEVHAPTLVIVGEVVQLRDKLAWFEGSQHS, encoded by the coding sequence ATGGATTACCTGCCGCTGTTCCACAAGCTGCAGGGCGGCCGCGTGCTGGTCGTCGGTGGCGGTGAGATCGCCTTGCGCAAGGCGCGCCTGCTGGCGGATGCCGGCAGCGTGCTGCGCGTGGTGGCGCCGGATGTCGACGGCCAGTTGGCTGCGTTGACCCGGGAAGGTGGCGGAGAGGTGCTGGTGCGTGGCTATCAGGCCGCCGACCTGGTCGGTTGCCGGCTGGTAATCGCGGCCACCGACGACCCTGGGCTGAACGCCCAGGTGTCGGCGGATGCGCAGGCCCTCAGCCTGCCGGTCAACGTGGTGGATGCACCGGCCCTGTGCACGGTGATCTTCCCGGCGATTGTCGACCGCTCACCGCTGGTGATTGCGGTATCCAGTGGCGGTGATGCCCCGGTTCTGGCGCGTTTGATTCGCGCCAAACTGGAGGCGTGGATCCCGTCGGCCTATGGTGAACTTGCCGGGTTGGCTGCGCGTTTTCGGCACAAGGTCAAATCCTTGTACCCGGACGTCAACCAGCGCCGCGGCTTCTGGGAAACCGTGTTCCAAGGGCCGATTGCCGAGCGCCAGTTGGCCGGGCAGGGTGCTGAAGCCGAACGCCTGTTGCAGGCGATGGTTGAGGGTGCACCGGTGCAGCAGGGCGGTGAGGTGTACCTGGTAGGCGCGGGTCCGGGTGATCCGGATTTGCTCACCTTCCGCGCCTTGCGCCTGATGCAGCAGGCCGATGTGGTGCTGTACGACCGTTTGGTGGCGCCCGCGATTATCGAGATGTGCCGGCGTGATGCCGAGCGTATTTACGTAGGCAAGCGCCGCGCTGATCATTCCGTACCGCAGGACCAGATCAACCGCCTGCTGGTCGATCTGGCCCAGCAGGGCAAGCGTGTGCTACGCCTGAAGGGCGGCGATCCATTCATCTTCGGCCGGGGTGGCGAAGAAATCGAAGAACTGGCCGAGCATGGCATTCCGTTTCAGGTGGTGCCGGGCATTACGGCGGCCAGCGGGTGCTCTGCGTATGGCGGGATTCCACTGACTCACCGCGACTACGCCCAATCGGTGCGCTTCGTTACCGGGCATTTGAAGGATGGCACCAGCAACCTGCCGTGGGATGACCTGGTGGCGCCGGCGCAGACCTTGGTGTTCTACATGGGGTTGGTCGGTTTGCCGACCATCTGTGCCGAGCTGATTCGCCATGGGCGTGCGGCGAGTACCCCGGCGGCATTGGTGCAGCAGGGTACTACGCGTAACCAGCGGGTGTTTACTGGCACGCTGGCAGACTTGCCAGACTTGGTGGCACGGCATGAAGTGCATGCGCCAACCCTGGTGATTGTCGGGGAAGTGGTGCAGTTGCGCGACAAGCTGGCCTGGTTCGAAGGTTCGCAGCACAGCTGA
- a CDS encoding glutathione S-transferase family protein: MGLLIDGRWHDQWYENGKDGTFKRENAQRRNQLPAPEAGRYHLYVSLACPWAHRTLILRALKGLEPLIDVSVVSWLMQDRGWTFDQQQGSSGDHLDALQYMHQRYTQDDPHYTGRVTVPVLWDKKEKRIVNNESSEIIRIFNSAFNQLTGNTLDLYPEPLRPAIEALNGRIYPAVNNGVYRAGFATTQDAYEAAFDDVFNELDYLEDLLSRNRYLAGEYLTEADVRLFTTLVRFDAVYHGHFKCNLRRLSDYHNLSNWLRELYQWPGVAGTVDMEHIQKHYYMSHKTINPTGIVPKGPLQDFGLPHDRERLVGKGIWQA; this comes from the coding sequence ATGGGCCTTTTGATCGACGGCCGCTGGCATGACCAGTGGTACGAAAACGGCAAGGACGGCACGTTCAAACGCGAAAACGCCCAGCGCCGCAATCAACTCCCCGCCCCTGAAGCCGGCCGTTACCACCTGTACGTCTCGCTGGCCTGCCCATGGGCCCACCGCACCCTGATACTCCGCGCCCTTAAAGGCCTTGAGCCCTTGATCGATGTGTCGGTGGTCAGCTGGCTGATGCAGGACCGTGGCTGGACCTTCGACCAGCAGCAGGGCTCCAGCGGTGACCACCTCGACGCCCTGCAGTATATGCACCAGCGCTATACCCAGGATGACCCGCATTACACCGGCCGTGTGACTGTGCCTGTGCTGTGGGACAAGAAAGAGAAACGCATCGTAAACAACGAATCGTCGGAGATCATCCGTATCTTCAACAGCGCGTTCAACCAGCTGACCGGCAATACGCTAGACCTCTATCCCGAGCCACTGCGCCCGGCCATCGAGGCACTGAACGGGCGTATTTACCCGGCGGTGAACAACGGCGTATACCGCGCAGGCTTTGCCACCACGCAAGACGCCTACGAGGCGGCGTTCGACGATGTGTTCAACGAGCTGGATTATCTGGAAGACCTGCTAAGCCGCAATCGCTACCTGGCGGGTGAGTACCTGACCGAAGCCGATGTACGCCTGTTTACAACGCTGGTGCGCTTCGATGCGGTGTACCACGGGCACTTTAAATGCAACCTGCGGCGCTTGAGCGATTACCACAATTTGTCGAACTGGTTGCGTGAGCTGTATCAGTGGCCAGGAGTGGCGGGGACCGTGGATATGGAGCATATCCAGAAGCATTATTACATGAGCCACAAGACCATCAACCCGACCGGGATCGTGCCTAAAGGGCCGTTGCAGGACTTTGGTCTGCCGCATGATCGGGAGAGGTTGGTGGGTAAAGGGATCTGGCAGGCTTGA
- a CDS encoding DNA translocase FtsK 4TM domain-containing protein → MKKSTATPAPLPVPLWRQQLHYRLKEGALIAVGALCLYLWMALLTYDTSDPGFSHTSNIDQVQNAAGRAGAYFADILFMVLGYFAYIFPLLLAVKTWQIFRQRHQPWDWSGWLFSWRLIGLVFLVLSGAALAHIHFHPPASLPFSAGGALGESLGELARSLLNVQGSTLMFIALFLFGLTVFTDLSWFKVMDLTGKITLDLFELVQGAANRWWEARNERKRLEAQLREDEPVFKAAPMAAEKREPAKPALRERIFKREEAPAPVVEPREPTLGREPVVPPREPTLAREPVVPREPVVPRVQPATPTIVPPAADKAPEPSKRVMKEKQTPLFIDSAVEGTLPPISILDPAEQKKIEYSPESLASVGQLLEIKLKEFGVEVTVDSIHPGPVITRYEIQPAAGVKVSRIANLAKDLARSLAVTSVRVVEVIPGKTTVGIEIPNENRQMVRFSEVLATPQFDEQKSPVTLALGHDIGGKPVITDLAKMPHLLVAGTTGSGKSVGVNAMILSILFKSGPEDARLIMIDPKMLELSIYEGIPHLLCPVVTDMKDAANALRWSVAEMERRYKLMAAMGVRNLAGFNRKVKDAQEAGEVIHDPLYRRESMDDEPPALKTLPTIVVVVDEFADMMMIVGKKVEELIARIAQKARAAGIHLILATQRPSVDVITGLIKANIPTRMAFQVSSKIDSRTIIDQGGAEQLLGHGDMLYMPPGTSLPIRVHGAFVSDDEVHRTVEAWKLRGAPDYNDDILNGVEEAGSGFDGGGGGDGDDAETDALYDEAVQFVLESRRASISAVQRKLKIGYNRAARMIESMEMAGVVTPMNSNGSREVIAPGGPRD, encoded by the coding sequence TTGAAGAAATCCACCGCAACCCCAGCTCCCTTGCCTGTGCCCCTGTGGCGGCAGCAGCTGCATTATCGCCTCAAGGAAGGTGCGTTGATCGCTGTCGGCGCCCTGTGCCTGTACCTGTGGATGGCGCTGCTGACCTACGACACCTCGGACCCTGGTTTCAGCCACACCAGCAACATTGACCAGGTGCAGAACGCTGCCGGGCGTGCCGGTGCCTACTTCGCCGACATCCTGTTCATGGTGCTGGGTTATTTCGCCTATATCTTCCCGCTGCTGCTGGCGGTCAAGACCTGGCAGATTTTCCGGCAGCGCCACCAGCCCTGGGACTGGAGCGGCTGGCTGTTCTCCTGGCGGCTGATCGGCCTGGTGTTCCTGGTGTTGTCCGGTGCGGCGCTGGCGCATATCCACTTCCACCCGCCAGCCAGCTTGCCGTTCTCTGCCGGTGGCGCATTGGGCGAGAGCCTGGGCGAACTGGCGCGCAGCTTGCTGAACGTGCAGGGCAGCACGCTGATGTTCATTGCCCTGTTCCTGTTCGGCCTGACCGTGTTTACCGACCTGTCGTGGTTCAAGGTGATGGACCTGACCGGCAAAATCACCCTCGACCTGTTCGAACTGGTGCAGGGCGCCGCCAACCGCTGGTGGGAGGCGCGCAACGAGCGCAAGCGCCTCGAAGCGCAGCTGCGTGAGGATGAGCCAGTATTCAAGGCTGCGCCGATGGCCGCCGAGAAGCGTGAACCGGCCAAACCGGCACTGCGTGAGCGCATCTTCAAACGTGAAGAGGCGCCCGCCCCGGTGGTTGAACCCCGTGAGCCGACCCTCGGCCGCGAGCCTGTCGTGCCGCCGCGTGAGCCAACCCTGGCCCGTGAGCCTGTCGTGCCACGCGAGCCGGTGGTGCCCCGTGTGCAGCCGGCTACCCCGACGATCGTGCCGCCGGCAGCCGACAAGGCGCCAGAGCCAAGCAAGCGGGTGATGAAGGAAAAGCAGACGCCGCTGTTCATCGACAGCGCCGTGGAAGGCACCTTGCCGCCGATTTCCATCCTCGACCCGGCTGAGCAGAAAAAGATCGAGTACTCGCCAGAATCCCTGGCCAGTGTCGGCCAGTTGCTGGAAATCAAGCTCAAGGAGTTTGGCGTGGAAGTGACGGTGGACTCGATCCACCCTGGCCCGGTGATTACCCGTTATGAAATCCAGCCGGCTGCTGGCGTCAAGGTCAGCCGCATCGCCAACCTGGCCAAGGACCTGGCGCGTTCGCTGGCCGTGACCAGCGTGCGGGTGGTAGAGGTCATCCCGGGCAAGACCACCGTGGGTATCGAGATCCCCAACGAAAATCGGCAGATGGTGCGCTTCTCCGAAGTGCTGGCCACGCCGCAGTTCGACGAGCAGAAGTCGCCGGTTACCCTGGCCCTGGGCCATGACATCGGTGGCAAACCGGTGATCACCGACCTGGCCAAGATGCCGCACCTGCTGGTGGCCGGTACCACCGGTTCCGGTAAGTCGGTGGGTGTGAACGCGATGATCCTGTCGATCCTGTTCAAGTCCGGCCCGGAAGACGCGCGGTTGATCATGATCGACCCGAAAATGCTCGAACTGTCGATCTACGAAGGCATCCCGCACCTGCTTTGCCCGGTGGTTACCGACATGAAGGACGCCGCCAACGCCCTGCGCTGGAGCGTGGCCGAAATGGAGCGGCGCTACAAGCTGATGGCGGCCATGGGCGTGCGTAACCTGGCCGGCTTCAACCGCAAGGTCAAGGACGCCCAGGAAGCCGGTGAAGTCATTCACGACCCGCTGTACCGCCGTGAGAGCATGGACGATGAGCCGCCTGCGCTGAAAACCCTGCCGACCATCGTGGTGGTGGTCGACGAATTCGCCGACATGATGATGATCGTCGGCAAGAAGGTCGAAGAGCTGATCGCCCGTATCGCCCAGAAGGCGCGGGCGGCCGGTATCCACCTGATTCTTGCTACCCAGCGCCCGTCGGTGGACGTGATCACCGGCCTGATCAAGGCCAACATCCCGACCCGCATGGCGTTCCAGGTATCCAGCAAGATCGACTCGCGGACCATCATCGACCAAGGTGGTGCCGAGCAGCTGCTGGGCCATGGTGACATGCTGTACATGCCGCCAGGCACCAGCCTGCCAATCCGTGTGCACGGCGCGTTCGTCTCCGACGACGAAGTGCACCGCACGGTCGAGGCGTGGAAGTTGCGCGGCGCGCCGGACTACAACGATGACATCCTCAACGGCGTCGAAGAAGCCGGCAGCGGCTTTGATGGCGGCGGTGGTGGCGATGGTGACGATGCCGAAACCGATGCGCTGTATGATGAAGCAGTGCAATTCGTGCTTGAAAGCCGCCGTGCTTCCATTTCTGCCGTACAACGCAAGCTGAAGATCGGCTACAACCGTGCTGCGCGCATGATCGAGTCGATGGAAATGGCAGGCGTTGTCACCCCGATGAACAGCAACGGCTCGCGGGAAGTGATTGCACCGGGCGGCCCGCGCGACTGA
- the serS gene encoding serine--tRNA ligase translates to MLDSKLLRGQLQEVAERLASRGFSLDVARIESLEERRKAVQTRTEQLQAERNARSKSIGQAKAKGEDIAPLMADVERMANELAAGKTELDGIQAELDGILLTIPNLPDASVPVGASEDDNVEVRRWGTPTAFDFEIKDHVALGEVSGGLDFEAAAKLSGARFAVLRGPIARLHRALAQFMINLHTGEHGYEEHYTPYLVQAPALQGTGQLPKFEEDLFKITREGEADFYLIPTAEVSLTNLVAGEILDAKQLPLKLVAHTPCFRSEAGASGRDTRGMIRQHQFDKVEMVQVVEPAKSMEALEGLTGNAERVLQLLELPYRVLALCTGDMGFGAVKTYDLEVWVPSQDKYREISSCSNCGDFQARRMQARWRNPETGKPELVHTLNGSGLAVGRTLVAVLENYQQADGSIRVPEVLKPYMAGVEVIR, encoded by the coding sequence ATGCTCGATTCCAAACTGTTACGCGGCCAACTTCAGGAAGTGGCGGAACGCCTGGCCTCCCGTGGCTTCAGCCTGGATGTCGCGCGCATCGAATCACTGGAAGAGCGCCGCAAGGCGGTGCAGACCCGCACCGAGCAACTGCAGGCCGAGCGTAACGCCCGCTCCAAGTCCATCGGCCAGGCCAAGGCCAAAGGCGAAGACATCGCGCCACTGATGGCCGACGTAGAGCGCATGGCCAATGAACTGGCAGCCGGCAAGACCGAACTGGACGGCATTCAGGCCGAGCTGGACGGCATCCTGCTGACCATCCCCAACCTGCCGGACGCCAGCGTGCCGGTCGGTGCCAGCGAAGATGACAACGTCGAAGTGCGCCGCTGGGGTACACCGACGGCCTTTGACTTCGAAATCAAAGACCACGTCGCCCTCGGTGAAGTCAGCGGTGGCCTGGACTTCGAGGCCGCAGCCAAGCTGTCCGGCGCCCGCTTTGCTGTGCTGCGTGGCCCGATCGCCCGCCTGCACCGCGCTCTGGCGCAGTTCATGATCAACCTGCACACCGGCGAGCATGGCTACGAGGAGCACTACACCCCGTACCTGGTGCAGGCGCCTGCATTGCAGGGCACTGGCCAGCTGCCGAAGTTCGAGGAAGACCTGTTCAAGATCACCCGCGAAGGTGAAGCCGACTTCTACCTGATCCCGACTGCCGAAGTGTCGCTGACCAACCTGGTGGCCGGTGAAATCCTCGACGCCAAGCAGCTGCCACTGAAACTCGTTGCCCACACCCCATGCTTCCGCAGTGAAGCCGGCGCTTCCGGCCGTGACACCCGCGGCATGATCCGTCAGCACCAGTTCGACAAAGTCGAGATGGTGCAGGTGGTGGAGCCAGCCAAGTCGATGGAAGCCCTGGAAGGCCTGACCGGCAACGCCGAGCGCGTACTGCAACTGCTGGAGCTGCCGTACCGCGTGCTGGCTCTGTGCACCGGCGACATGGGCTTTGGTGCGGTGAAAACCTACGACCTGGAAGTGTGGGTGCCAAGCCAGGACAAGTACCGCGAAATCAGCTCGTGCTCCAACTGTGGCGACTTCCAGGCGCGCCGCATGCAAGCTCGCTGGCGCAACCCGGAAACCGGCAAGCCAGAGTTGGTGCACACCCTCAATGGTTCCGGCCTGGCCGTAGGCCGTACCTTGGTTGCCGTGCTGGAAAACTACCAGCAGGCCGATGGCTCGATCCGCGTGCCGGAAGTACTCAAGCCGTACATGGCTGGCGTCGAGGTCATCCGCTAA